The following are encoded in a window of Camarhynchus parvulus chromosome 1A, STF_HiC, whole genome shotgun sequence genomic DNA:
- the MAPK8IP2 gene encoding LOW QUALITY PROTEIN: C-Jun-amino-terminal kinase-interacting protein 2 (The sequence of the model RefSeq protein was modified relative to this genomic sequence to represent the inferred CDS: deleted 1 base in 1 codon) yields MADRAEMFSLSTFHSLSPPGCRPPAHQRCEEFGRRQDPVSRGHQRWTEITDDCGIGLNYDSDHYEKDCLVLERGEQPHPVCTFQDDFQEFEMIDDNDDDDDEEEEEEEGNELEAPPSPSASPIPSPALEETQKHRPTTLNLTAPGTQDSLNNNGGFAPPAPRPSWQDALLHSSSSSSSSHTGHSSPHACILDGPCLESPPGPGGAPPSLPPSPLDSQGNSPESLAHGNPSPPRAAPDFNMNLISAALRAPLSPPRPRQPPPPPHPCLSPTGPAAPPGAPEAAPPPQAAPQAPTHRSRSRGPPPERDGAPAEPLSSDGEGAQSGRAASVRGHPSGSSETTSPSSDPGIEADLTSRTAKPFLPGGRRGDELSSPGSDSDVDGELEAAFAGGRLVSNMISSISETELDLSSDSSSGRSSHLTNSIEEASSPGSEGELEPELEAPGLLGIKDSLLLDKGKEDEEEPAERGPPERGVLRRESLAELKMDAYYDSLDPADGPAPEGQTDVSSASPLDLKIDPDHSLESIRRSFYLPVGPKLMPEADEEDNSEYDSDSESEPDLSEDSDSPWLLSNLVNKMISEGSYPIKCPDECFQNSHSLCDTISPASDLEPEILSEALDEEPGPRDSPAVLADAAPGARCQRGAIELVDMETLRSSLAEAEHAAASRRGAAGRGAGALPVPQQPHQRHHRARVPRPPVSLGAWTPPRSWPPWAAARRQSHGHPPVPSPPHRRGSPPRQPRALGPRRGPGLGRAGGRLHDRRRPVSARRRPRGRWTCPRPRPTAASAMALEEAEPALVASRRGSPAGEAPVPPEPPALDESLAYDSVKYTLVVDEHTQLELVSLRRCTSVLSDDSDILRACDDEVAFGDGLVAPDARSSSEDSSPEADLQFSKKFLNVFVNSTSRSSSTESFGLFSCMVNGEEREQTHRAVFRFIPRHEDELELDVDDPILVELEEDDYWYRGYNMRTGERGIFPAFYAHEVVGQARDAVGLKRNPCWVERFNVQFLGSVEVPYHQGNGILCAAMQKIATTRKLTVHLRPPASCDLEVTLQGIKLILTVTEYSPEHEFERCSHFFQMKNISFCGCHPRNSCYFGFITKHPVLSRFACHVFVSQESMRHVAECVGRAFQEYYQEHLEYACPTEDIYLE; encoded by the exons gcccccCGCTCATCAGCGCTGTGAGGAGTTCGGCCGGCGTCAGGACCCTGTGTCCCGAGGACATCAGAGATGGACGGAGATCACGGACGACTGCGGCATCGGCCTCAACTACGACTCGGACCACTACGAGAAG GACTGCCTGGTGCTGGAGCGCGGGGAGCAGCCGCACCCCGTGTGCACCTTCCAGGACGACTTCCAGGAGTTCGAGATGATCGACGACAACGACGACGACGACgacgaggaagaggaggaggaggaaggcaacGAGCTGGAGGCGCCGCCGTCCCCCTCGGCCTCGCCCATCCCCTCGCCCGCCCTGGAGGAGACGCAGAAGCACCGCCCCACCACCCTCAACCTGACGGCCCCGGGCACCCAG gaTTCCCTGAACAACAACGGCGGCTTcgccccgcccgcgccgcgccccAGCTGGCAGGACGCGCTGctgcactcctcctcctcctcctcttcctcacacacCG GACACTCGTCCCCCCACGCCTGCATCCTGGACGGACCCTGCCTGGAGAGCCCGCCGGGCCCCGGGGGGGCTCCCCCCTCGCTGCCGCCCTCCCCCCTGGACTCGCAAGGCAACAGCCCCGAGTCCCTGGCACATGGTAACCCATCGCCCCCGAGAGCCGCGCCCGATTTTAACATGAACCTCATCTCCGCTGCGCTCCGAGCTCCGCTctccccgccgcgcccccgccaGCCGCCCCCGCCTCCTCACCCCTGTCTCTCTCCAACAGGGCCCGCGGCTCCCCCCGGCGCCCCCGAGGCCGCCCCCCCGCCCCAGGCCGCCCCCCAGGCCCCCACGCA CCGCAGCCGCAGCCGCGGCCCCCCGCCGGAGCGGGACGGGGCTCCCGCGGAGCCGCTCAGCTCCGACGGGGAGGGCGCCCAGTCCGGCCGGGCCGCCAGCGTGCGCGGCCACCCCTCGGGCTCCTCGGAGACCACCTCGCCCTCCTCGGACCCGGGCATCGAGGCCGACCTCACGAGCCGCACGGCCAAGCCCTTCCTGcccggcgggcggcgcggggacGAGCTCAGCTCGCCCGGCTCTGACTCGGACGTGGACGGGGAGCTCGAGGCGGCTTTTGCCGGCGGGCGCCTGGTCAGCAACATGATCTCATCCATCTCGGAGACCGAGCTGGACCTCAGCAGCGACAGCAGCAGCGGCCGCTCGTCCCACCTGACCAACTCCATCGAGGAGGCGAGCTCGCCCGGCTCCgagggagagctggagcccGAGCTGGAGGCGCCCGGCCTGCTGGGCATCAAGGACTCGCTGCTGCTGGACAAGGgcaaggaggatgaggaggagccGGCCGAGAGGGGCCCGCCGGAGCGTGGCGTGCTCAGGAGGGAGAGCCTGGCCGAGCTGAAGATGGACGCCTACTACGACAGCCTGGACCCGGCCGACGGCCCCGCGCCCGAGGGCCAGACCGACGTGTCCAGCGCCAGCCCCCTGGACCTAAAGATCGACCCCGACCACAGCCTGGAGAGCATCCGCCGCTCCTTCTACCTGCCCGTGGGGCCCAAGCTGATGCCCGAGGCGGACGAAGAGGACAACAGCGAGTACGACTCCGACTCGGAGTCGGAGCCCGACCTGAGCGAGGACTCGGACTCGCCGTGGCTGCTCAGCAACCTGGTGAACAAGATGATCTCGGAGGGCTCGTACCCCATCAAGTGCCCGGACGAGTGCTTCCAGAACAGCCACTCGCTGTGCGACACCATCTCGCCCGCCTCCGACCTGGAGCCCGAGATCCTGAGCGAGGCGCTGGACGAGGAGCCGGGCCCGCGGGACTCGCCGGCGGTGCTGGCGGATGCGGCCCCGGGGGCGCGGTGCCAGCGTGGCGCCATCGAGCTGGTGGACATGGAGACGCTGCGCAGCTCCCTGGCCGAGGCCGAGCACGCGGCCGCGAGCCGCCGCGGAGCCGCCGGCCGAGGAGCCGGGGCCCTTCCTGTTCCTCAGCAACCCCACCAACGACACCATCGCGCCCGTGTGCCCCGGCCGCCCGTCTCCCTCGGCGCCTGGACGCCTCCGAGGTCCTGGCCACCCTGGGCTGCCGCCCGGCGTCAATCCCACGGGCATCCCCCGGTGCCGAGCCCGCCG CACCGGCGAGGATCGCCGCCCCGCCAGCCCCGGGCGCTGGGCCCTCGACGGGGACCTGGACTCGGGCGTGCTGGAGGCCGACTCCATGATCGACGACGTCCGGTTAGCGCCCGACGCCGACCCCGCGGGCGCTGGACGTGTCCACGGCCAAGACCAACCGCGGCTTCCGCCATGGCCTTGGAGGAGGCCGAGCCGGCCTTGGTGGCCTCgcgccggggcagccccgccgggGAGGCGCCGGTGCCGCCGGAGCCGCCGGCGCTGGACGAGTCGCTGGCCTACGACTCGGTCAAGTACACGCTGGTGGTGGATGAGCACACGCAGCTGGAGCTGGTCAGCCTGCGGCGCTGCACGTCCGTGCTCAGCGACGACAGCGACATCCTGAGGGCCTGCGACGACGAGGTGGCCTTTGGGGACGGGCTGGTGGCCCCCGACGCGCGCAGCTCCTCCGAGGACTCGTCCCCTGAGGCCGACCTGCAGTTCTCCAAGAAGTTCCTCAATGTCTTCGTCAACAGCACCTCGCGCTCCTCCA GCACAGAGTCCTTCGGGCTGTTCTCCTGCATGGTGAACGGCGAGGAGCGGGAGCAGACCCACCGCGCCGTCTTcag GTTCATCCCGCGCCACGAGGACGAGCTGGAGCTGGACGTGGACGACCCCATCCtggtggagctggaggaggacgATTACTGGTACCGGGGCTACAACATGCGCACGGGCGAGCGCGGCATCTTCCCCGCCTTCTACGCCCACGAGGTGGTGGGGCAGGCCCGCGACGCCGTCG GCCTGAAGCGGAACCCGTGCTGGGTGGAGCGGTTCAACGTGCAGTTCCTGGGCTCCGTGGAGGTCCCGTACCACCAGGGCAACGGCATCCTCTGCGCCGCCATGCAGAAG ATCGCCACCACGCGGAAGCTGACGGTGCACCTGCGGCCCCCGGCCAGCTGTGACCTGgaggtgacactgcagggcaTCAAACTCATCCTGACCGTCACCGAGTACAGCCCCGAGCACGAG TTCGAGCGCTGCAGCCACTTCTTCCAGATGAAGAACATCTCCTTCTGCGGGTGCCACCCCCGGAACAGCTG CTATTTCGGGTTCATCACCAAGCACCCGGTGCTGAGCCGCTTCGCCTGCCACGTGTTCGTGTCGCAGGAGTCCATGAGACACGTGGCCGAGTGTGTCGG CCGAGCGTTTCAGGAATATTACCAGGAGCACCTGGAGTACGCCTGCCCCACAGAGGACATCTACCTGGAGTAG